A genomic stretch from Bradyrhizobium sp. 195 includes:
- a CDS encoding GNAT family N-acetyltransferase yields MTDLSLTILPEAAGDAQSIERLHERTFGPGRFVLSAYRIREHVDHLLELSFTARIGTLLVGSVRQLPVLVGETPALLLGPLTVEPPFRGRGVGRLLMERALKDAKAKGHRLVLLVGDEPYYSRVGFKPVPKGRVTMPGPVDAARILVFELVDGAFDGVSGPVGPDWSKARAG; encoded by the coding sequence ATGACCGATCTCTCATTGACCATCCTTCCCGAGGCCGCCGGCGACGCCCAGTCGATCGAGCGGCTGCATGAACGTACCTTCGGTCCCGGCCGCTTCGTGCTCAGCGCCTACCGGATTCGCGAGCACGTCGACCATCTGCTCGAATTGTCCTTCACCGCCCGCATCGGCACACTGCTGGTCGGCTCCGTCAGGCAATTGCCGGTGCTGGTCGGCGAAACGCCTGCGCTGCTGCTGGGGCCGCTCACGGTCGAGCCGCCGTTCCGCGGCCGCGGTGTCGGCCGTCTGTTGATGGAGCGCGCGCTCAAGGACGCAAAGGCGAAAGGCCACCGTCTCGTGCTGCTGGTCGGCGACGAGCCCTATTACAGCCGTGTCGGCTTCAAGCCGGTCCCGAAGGGCCGCGTCACCATGCCGGGCCCTGTCGACGCTGCCCGCATCCTGGTGTTCGAACTCGTCGACGGCGCCTTCGACGGCGTGTCCGGCCCGGTCGGCCCCGACTGGAGCAAGGCGCGGGCAGGGTAG
- a CDS encoding TonB-dependent receptor → MSFQLRRAQRLGGASLLLLGAAATPAFAQTPAQDKSSTEIPAVTVTAPSPIVRRAAVPSRNAGRGTRTARVRNREQTAEATPAAQAPAAPQQGVLPIVTNQFATVTVVPNDEIRREGGGQLGDLLFSKPGITGSSFAPGASSRPIIRGLDVNRVGIVENGTNSSGASDLGEDHFVPIDPLATNQIEVVRGPAALRYGSTSIGGVVSATNNRIPEAVPSCAPSFQTYGLPTKAPLASAATSPCVTAETRTAFSSVDRGVESGVLLDTGGGNFAFHADAYGRTTSDYSIPSYPYLNDQSRPVNGRQPNSATRSDGASIGGSYFFQGGYIGASITQNDSLYHIPGIDGADHHTRIDGHQTKINVKGEYHPDAAAIDAVRFWAGATDYRHNEIGLADPADLNSDGIRQTFTNKEQEIRTEVQLMPFNARFAEVTTALGFQVGHQELSAPSPDNPGTLFNGLWDPNNSTRVAGYAFNEFKFTAATRAQVAGRIEHVELHGTTPDFPADYLPDGTPQAAIARNPSFTPKSGSIGLLQDLPGGMVGSITAQYVERAPKAAELFSRGGHDATATFDIGNPNLTIETAKSVELGVRRATGPFRFEATVYYTHFDNFIYRRLTGVSCDDDFASCGTPGAELNQAVYSQRNANFRGGEFQSQLDVGAFQGGIWGIDNQFDFVRATFSDGTNVPRIPPMRMGGGVFWRDDNWLMRVNLLHAFAQNNVAVIAETPTAGYNLLKAEISYKTKLDRNWFGARELMAGIVGNNLLNENIRNSVSYTKDEVLMPGIGVRAFANFKF, encoded by the coding sequence ATGTCATTTCAATTGCGACGCGCGCAGCGTCTTGGCGGAGCAAGCCTGCTCCTGCTCGGCGCTGCCGCCACGCCCGCTTTCGCCCAAACGCCTGCGCAAGACAAATCGTCGACCGAGATCCCCGCCGTCACCGTGACGGCGCCGAGCCCGATCGTGCGCAGAGCGGCGGTGCCGTCCCGCAACGCTGGCCGCGGCACGCGGACCGCGCGGGTGCGCAACCGCGAGCAAACGGCGGAAGCAACGCCAGCAGCCCAAGCACCCGCCGCGCCCCAGCAGGGCGTGCTGCCAATCGTGACCAATCAGTTCGCGACGGTCACGGTGGTGCCGAACGACGAGATCCGCCGCGAAGGCGGCGGCCAGCTCGGCGATCTCCTGTTCTCCAAGCCCGGCATCACCGGCTCGAGCTTCGCGCCCGGCGCCTCCAGCCGGCCGATCATCCGTGGTCTCGACGTCAACCGCGTCGGCATCGTCGAAAATGGCACCAATTCGAGCGGCGCGTCCGATCTCGGCGAGGATCATTTCGTTCCGATCGATCCGCTCGCCACCAACCAGATCGAAGTGGTGCGCGGGCCGGCAGCACTCCGCTACGGCTCGACCTCGATCGGCGGCGTCGTCAGCGCCACCAACAACCGGATTCCGGAAGCGGTGCCTTCCTGCGCTCCATCGTTCCAGACCTACGGCCTGCCGACCAAGGCTCCGCTCGCGAGCGCCGCGACCTCACCCTGCGTCACCGCCGAGACCCGCACCGCGTTCTCTTCGGTCGATCGCGGCGTCGAAAGCGGCGTGCTGCTCGACACCGGCGGCGGCAATTTTGCGTTCCATGCCGACGCCTATGGCCGCACGACCTCGGACTATTCCATTCCGAGCTATCCGTATCTGAACGATCAGTCGCGCCCCGTGAACGGCCGCCAGCCGAACTCGGCGACGCGTTCGGACGGTGCCTCGATCGGCGGCTCCTACTTCTTCCAGGGCGGCTATATCGGCGCGTCGATCACGCAGAACGACTCGCTCTACCACATCCCCGGCATCGACGGCGCCGACCACCACACACGGATCGACGGCCACCAGACCAAGATCAACGTCAAGGGCGAGTACCATCCTGATGCGGCCGCGATCGACGCCGTCCGCTTCTGGGCCGGCGCGACCGACTACCGCCACAACGAGATCGGCCTTGCCGATCCCGCCGACCTCAACAGCGACGGCATACGCCAGACCTTCACCAACAAGGAGCAGGAAATCCGCACCGAGGTGCAGCTGATGCCGTTCAACGCGCGCTTCGCCGAGGTGACGACGGCGCTGGGCTTCCAGGTCGGCCATCAGGAATTGAGCGCACCGAGCCCGGACAATCCCGGTACGTTGTTCAACGGCCTGTGGGACCCCAACAACAGCACGCGCGTTGCCGGCTACGCCTTCAACGAGTTCAAGTTCACGGCGGCGACGCGGGCGCAGGTCGCCGGCCGCATCGAGCACGTCGAGCTGCACGGCACGACGCCGGACTTCCCGGCCGATTATCTGCCCGACGGCACGCCGCAAGCGGCGATCGCGCGCAATCCGTCGTTCACGCCGAAGAGCGGCAGCATCGGCCTGCTGCAGGACCTGCCGGGCGGCATGGTCGGCAGCATCACCGCGCAATATGTCGAACGCGCACCGAAGGCCGCCGAGCTGTTTTCGCGTGGTGGACATGATGCGACGGCGACGTTCGACATCGGCAATCCGAACCTCACCATCGAGACCGCGAAGTCGGTCGAACTCGGCGTGCGCAGGGCGACGGGACCGTTCCGCTTCGAGGCGACGGTCTACTACACGCATTTCGACAATTTCATCTATCGCCGTCTCACCGGCGTGTCCTGCGACGATGACTTTGCATCCTGCGGCACGCCGGGCGCCGAGCTGAACCAGGCCGTCTACTCGCAGCGCAATGCCAACTTCCGCGGTGGCGAATTCCAGTCGCAGCTCGACGTCGGCGCTTTCCAGGGCGGCATCTGGGGCATCGACAACCAGTTCGACTTCGTCCGCGCCACGTTCAGCGACGGCACCAACGTGCCGCGGATTCCGCCCATGCGGATGGGCGGCGGCGTGTTCTGGCGCGACGACAACTGGCTGATGCGCGTCAACCTGCTGCATGCCTTCGCGCAGAACAACGTCGCCGTGATCGCAGAGACGCCGACGGCGGGCTACAATCTGCTGAAGGCCGAAATCAGCTACAAGACCAAGCTCGACCGCAACTGGTTCGGCGCGCGCGAGCTGATGGCCGGCATCGTCGGCAACAATCTCCTCAACGAGAACATCCGCAACTCAGTGTCCTACACCAAGGACGAGGTGCTGATGCCCGGCATCGGCGTGCGGGCGTTTGCGAACTTCAAGTTTTGA
- a CDS encoding DUF2946 domain-containing protein: MKWFRSNIRHGARLALFAMLVQFALTFGHSHWFAQAAPLAQATLQQADGAKESAKGVVAVDRTAVQKQSPSSPDREHPDEDNCAICAVVAMAGTVVFAAPPVLLLPQAIELLLRTTDAEFIHLKSAGTAFQPRAPPAS, encoded by the coding sequence ATGAAGTGGTTCCGGTCGAATATAAGGCACGGCGCCCGGCTCGCGTTGTTCGCGATGCTGGTGCAGTTCGCTTTGACGTTCGGCCACAGCCATTGGTTCGCCCAGGCCGCACCGCTTGCCCAAGCCACGCTGCAACAGGCCGACGGCGCCAAGGAGAGCGCCAAGGGCGTTGTTGCGGTCGACCGCACAGCGGTTCAGAAGCAATCGCCCTCAAGCCCCGACCGCGAGCACCCCGACGAGGACAATTGCGCAATCTGCGCCGTCGTCGCAATGGCGGGCACCGTCGTATTCGCGGCACCGCCCGTATTGTTGCTGCCGCAGGCGATCGAGCTGCTCCTCCGCACCACCGATGCCGAATTCATTCATCTGAAATCGGCCGGCACGGCATTCCAGCCGCGCGCCCCTCCTGCCTCCTGA